Proteins encoded by one window of Thermobaculum terrenum ATCC BAA-798:
- a CDS encoding tetratricopeptide repeat protein: MTTYFSKQTEEKRSADNHYIRAYLEEVLTRFNAHGREIPLHLIKAFTEEDKPGVSLEQAVESYGRLIILGKAGAGKTSLAKKAVLHIASRSLRSHFGAEPGKRSLSIDDQRIPVLVQLQSLESVEIHDMLAGAFQQAGITLPDEEFPQRVVENFPLLLVLDGLDEIRPDIKLEAAAEIASLVSKPGSANRFVITCKEDEFPLYRVWFERCEIRSIEPINESQIRLFLEDCADPKRRDRVLSHPRAFEVLSTIKVLNLAKQELDDTRSNVNSIGDLVLASSRKLLMEAESKKRNREGFAGAQSRTLMKLLAALAFSLKTDSVKDLSRDQARGIVSASSGDSASSEQLLEVLLSSGIIESSDSRRRIKFRDELTLEVFAAYAISLHLESGGDLKDYISDSSKREKWGGVVSLLYGIHSDKEKLLSDILGDGQSLPLVRLAVTCITQNEPEEKWSYITSKGDLDAQAHYYLGRAFADLGFYAHASNELNRAIEKKLDSADVHYQLGKIHEAEGKYELACQQYELAVERDPSNVNYRRSFGLALALCNKYDLAAAKLREVVDILKSDCALTQHELGNIYKIQGRLQQALEQFQDAATMSPSSAVYLTSLGSVLAACGDDQGAERELRRALDLDPNYAPAANELAAVLERQGKLDLALANYQKATEIQPEEPLYHRNAGAILRKLGRVEEAERELVTAIELDSKYADAYNELGSLYMDMGKHLAALENFQKAIQYSPEQPEYYLQMGLTYRALKQPAKAITALQIALSMDPKDLNKRAILAETYCQSGRLTEAIEEYRWAIELSGGMPQYLLNAAIVQRKAGMLEDAEESLKKVIQNNPGLAPAYFELGMVAEQKGDYILALERYRKALELSPDNEHFIVAVSRSARLSGNLLQADELIRDAFSRMPESALIHDELGTIEFVRGNYQKASECFLKATKLSPETSDFWAHLGKAYRYLTRLDEAKEACEEALRLDANNPVAHHETAMLLIALNEEEEALSHFRKAARLDARNAQYALDLGACASKLGRVNEGLTWLEKALSLDPNNGQAHAELGMLMGSRGQWEEALAHFRASLLIDEQNVDYLHMYGIACLHTDATEDAIKTLERALALDPRRADVYVTYAEALEIAGKRDEAIQNLQEAVRLDDTNVSYKVKLGSMLRRYGEYQDAEDLLLKCTDDHPESAQAHSELGMLYMDLGLQEKALRHHEIACSLDDRSPEYKYRMALALIHLKRYAEAIDTILTAIQANPEAAEYYHALGRAHMGLSQYEEAVQAFEKAVRIAPSVAQYHRDLGIAYRSISEYGAACQEIEEAVRISPDVAAWYNDLGICYERRGWLHEAVQAFEKAIELQPGEPVYLSNAGNVLRQQRKHDLALQHLQKAIELDSNFAEPYHQMALVMQDMGRFDDAYDLFQRSISLSPDNPRYHYNLGILMRSQGDLHDAINQVSKAIDIQPNNAEWHSTLADLYFQIGMLDKARKEAEEASRLDPDNYRYHRQLSVIARETQDLDQALASARQALKCAPDEPQAIAELASVQEALGELTSALALYKQAAMLDPLNADYHRKIGSIYRQLGKTQESLQSLQKAIDLAPNAPDSLFEIGQLYLQTDRFDEACKVLQKATQLAPDNPTYRFHYGLAIMRLKEREDKLRSARLLASSSQVSYAQAIEEIEAALRIEHNHADWHNTLGELYELVDDYESALHHFRWAADIDSDCALFQYNQGRIYKKLRDYDRAIRAFQMAVRLDPEFAQAYSELGATYNMVGNHSEALINYERALQIRPDDGLTLRRLGSTYRQMKRFKDAISILQKAAEIDPQDPEIYNELGLAYRAQGKHREALAEFEHALKLRPDNATYNRNAAIAHQDLKQTKLAIEKLQHAVMLEPYQPTWHFELGALLEASEQYEEALAEYNEAMQLNPDGAIYAFRAAEVCERMGKKEEAIECLKYALKLEPRNYEWRFKLGCMYLDMEYFAPAAEELAKSLEIEPESAEAHLKLGIALINLEQYDQALERLMDAAKIEPNNFDVHEQLSLVMEKLGRPEEAISHIAQALLLDSSRADLYRRAGKLYADMDRLEEAAQALEKALELDPDDAETHSELGLIYEAQEKLKLALGEQKEAIRLDPKNPIYELRAASICRQLRWFEEAMAALERSLDLDPENAAAYNERGMLYEAMGNLDAAREQYEIAVRLQPDEALYHRNLGVVYKKLKRYDLAASELRQAVKLRPGYADAYKELTTVSTLSFITRGFGKERAS, encoded by the coding sequence ATGACCACATACTTTTCCAAGCAAACCGAAGAGAAGAGAAGCGCTGACAATCACTACATCCGGGCTTACCTTGAAGAGGTACTAACAAGATTCAATGCTCACGGCAGAGAGATTCCTCTTCATCTTATAAAAGCGTTTACGGAAGAAGACAAACCAGGTGTGAGTCTTGAACAGGCAGTCGAATCCTATGGACGCTTGATCATACTGGGCAAAGCTGGAGCTGGAAAAACATCCCTGGCCAAAAAAGCTGTACTGCATATAGCTAGCAGATCTCTACGTTCGCATTTTGGGGCCGAACCAGGCAAGAGGTCTCTTTCTATCGATGATCAGCGTATACCCGTGCTGGTACAGCTTCAGTCTCTCGAGTCCGTAGAGATTCATGATATGCTGGCTGGCGCATTCCAGCAAGCAGGTATCACTCTCCCCGATGAGGAATTTCCACAGAGAGTTGTAGAGAACTTCCCTCTACTCTTGGTACTGGATGGGTTAGATGAGATTCGACCCGATATTAAGCTCGAAGCCGCAGCCGAAATAGCTTCTCTAGTTTCCAAACCGGGTAGCGCTAATAGATTCGTGATTACCTGCAAGGAAGATGAATTCCCCCTATACAGGGTCTGGTTTGAGCGTTGCGAGATCAGATCAATAGAGCCCATCAACGAATCACAGATAAGGCTATTCCTGGAGGATTGTGCCGATCCCAAGAGGAGAGATAGAGTTCTCTCCCATCCTAGAGCCTTTGAGGTGCTTTCCACAATAAAGGTACTTAATCTAGCCAAGCAAGAGCTTGATGACACTAGATCTAACGTAAACAGCATAGGGGATCTAGTACTAGCCAGTAGCCGTAAGCTTTTGATGGAAGCTGAGAGTAAGAAGAGAAACCGTGAGGGATTCGCCGGAGCTCAAAGCCGTACCCTGATGAAGTTACTGGCAGCATTGGCCTTCTCTCTGAAAACAGACTCAGTCAAAGATCTTTCAAGGGATCAAGCTAGAGGCATAGTATCAGCATCCTCGGGCGATAGTGCATCCTCCGAACAGCTGCTCGAGGTGCTCCTATCATCAGGAATCATAGAAAGCTCAGATTCCCGAAGGAGAATCAAATTCAGGGATGAACTAACCCTAGAAGTGTTTGCTGCCTATGCAATCTCCCTTCATCTAGAATCTGGCGGTGACCTGAAGGACTACATAAGCGACTCAAGCAAGAGAGAGAAGTGGGGAGGTGTAGTATCCCTTCTTTATGGCATTCATTCAGACAAAGAAAAGCTGCTCTCAGACATCTTAGGTGATGGCCAGAGTTTACCCCTTGTCAGGCTAGCAGTAACATGCATAACTCAGAACGAGCCTGAGGAGAAGTGGTCCTACATAACGTCAAAAGGAGACCTAGATGCTCAAGCTCATTACTACCTTGGACGCGCTTTTGCGGATCTCGGCTTCTACGCACATGCATCCAACGAGCTAAACAGAGCTATCGAAAAGAAGTTGGATAGTGCTGACGTGCATTACCAGCTGGGTAAGATTCACGAGGCCGAAGGAAAGTATGAGCTTGCTTGTCAGCAGTACGAGCTAGCCGTAGAGAGGGACCCCTCTAACGTCAACTATCGCCGTAGTTTTGGCTTGGCATTGGCACTATGCAACAAGTACGATCTAGCTGCCGCTAAGTTGAGAGAAGTGGTAGATATACTCAAGTCAGATTGTGCATTAACCCAGCACGAGCTAGGCAACATATATAAGATTCAAGGTAGGTTGCAGCAAGCTCTCGAGCAGTTTCAAGATGCAGCCACCATGTCTCCCAGCAGTGCAGTTTACCTGACTAGCTTGGGCTCTGTACTAGCAGCCTGCGGAGATGACCAGGGGGCAGAAAGGGAGCTAAGACGGGCACTAGATCTAGATCCTAATTATGCACCCGCAGCTAACGAGCTAGCTGCAGTACTGGAAAGGCAGGGCAAACTGGACCTTGCATTAGCCAACTACCAGAAGGCAACCGAGATTCAGCCAGAAGAGCCCCTATATCACCGTAACGCTGGGGCAATTCTTAGAAAGCTCGGCAGGGTAGAAGAGGCAGAGAGAGAGCTTGTTACCGCTATAGAATTGGACAGCAAGTATGCAGATGCTTATAACGAACTCGGCAGCCTGTATATGGATATGGGCAAGCATCTGGCTGCCCTTGAGAACTTCCAGAAGGCTATCCAATACTCACCTGAACAGCCAGAATACTATCTACAGATGGGTTTGACCTACAGAGCTCTTAAGCAGCCAGCAAAAGCCATAACAGCCCTGCAGATAGCACTGTCCATGGATCCCAAAGACCTAAATAAGCGGGCCATACTTGCAGAAACTTATTGCCAGTCTGGACGTTTGACGGAAGCTATTGAGGAATATAGATGGGCTATAGAGCTGAGTGGTGGTATGCCTCAATACCTGCTCAACGCTGCCATAGTACAGAGAAAAGCGGGTATGCTTGAGGATGCTGAAGAATCACTCAAAAAGGTCATCCAGAATAATCCCGGCTTGGCACCTGCGTACTTCGAGCTTGGCATGGTCGCTGAACAGAAAGGCGATTATATACTTGCCCTTGAGAGGTATCGGAAGGCACTGGAACTATCGCCTGATAACGAGCACTTTATTGTTGCAGTAAGCAGATCCGCTCGACTATCAGGCAACTTGCTCCAGGCTGACGAACTAATAAGGGATGCATTCTCCAGGATGCCCGAATCAGCGCTCATACATGATGAGCTAGGAACCATTGAATTTGTAAGAGGAAATTACCAGAAGGCTAGCGAGTGCTTCCTCAAGGCAACCAAGCTTTCTCCTGAAACCTCAGATTTCTGGGCCCATCTTGGTAAAGCATACAGATACCTGACAAGGCTTGATGAAGCAAAAGAAGCTTGTGAGGAAGCGCTAAGACTTGATGCCAACAACCCAGTCGCTCATCACGAGACGGCTATGTTGCTGATTGCCCTGAACGAGGAAGAGGAAGCACTAAGCCATTTTCGTAAGGCAGCTAGACTTGATGCCCGAAATGCTCAATACGCGCTTGATCTAGGAGCTTGTGCTAGCAAACTGGGGAGAGTCAACGAAGGTCTAACATGGCTCGAAAAGGCTCTGTCGCTTGACCCCAATAACGGTCAAGCACATGCAGAGCTGGGTATGCTCATGGGGAGCAGAGGTCAATGGGAGGAAGCGCTTGCCCACTTTAGAGCCTCTCTTCTCATTGATGAGCAGAACGTCGACTATCTTCATATGTACGGCATAGCTTGCTTGCACACGGATGCAACAGAGGATGCTATCAAGACTCTGGAGAGAGCTCTGGCCCTAGATCCAAGAAGAGCAGATGTATACGTAACCTATGCAGAAGCTCTTGAAATAGCAGGTAAAAGGGATGAGGCTATCCAGAACTTGCAAGAGGCAGTACGTCTGGACGACACGAATGTGAGCTACAAGGTCAAGCTAGGGTCAATGCTTCGTAGGTATGGCGAATATCAAGACGCGGAAGACCTGTTGCTCAAGTGTACAGACGATCACCCAGAATCTGCACAAGCCCATAGCGAACTAGGCATGCTTTACATGGATCTGGGGCTACAGGAGAAGGCGCTAAGGCACCATGAGATCGCATGCTCACTAGATGACAGGTCTCCAGAGTATAAGTATCGAATGGCGCTAGCACTTATCCATCTCAAGAGATATGCCGAAGCCATAGATACCATACTTACAGCTATACAAGCTAACCCTGAAGCAGCCGAGTACTATCATGCTCTGGGTAGGGCCCACATGGGTCTGAGCCAGTATGAAGAAGCCGTGCAGGCGTTCGAAAAAGCTGTAAGAATAGCCCCTAGCGTAGCACAATATCATCGCGACCTAGGGATAGCATACAGGAGCATATCCGAGTACGGCGCAGCGTGCCAGGAAATAGAAGAAGCTGTCAGGATATCCCCTGACGTCGCAGCTTGGTACAACGACCTGGGAATATGCTATGAACGCAGAGGGTGGCTACACGAAGCTGTGCAAGCGTTTGAGAAAGCAATTGAGCTTCAACCTGGAGAGCCTGTATACCTAAGTAACGCTGGTAATGTCCTCAGGCAGCAGAGAAAGCATGATTTAGCTCTCCAGCACCTGCAAAAGGCCATCGAGCTTGACAGTAATTTCGCAGAACCGTATCACCAGATGGCGCTAGTTATGCAGGACATGGGCAGATTCGATGATGCATACGATCTCTTTCAACGGTCCATAAGCCTATCTCCGGATAATCCTCGCTACCACTACAACCTTGGGATACTAATGAGATCTCAAGGAGATCTACACGATGCCATAAACCAGGTATCCAAGGCTATAGACATACAGCCAAACAATGCCGAGTGGCATTCTACTTTGGCTGATCTCTACTTCCAAATAGGGATGTTGGATAAGGCTCGCAAAGAAGCTGAAGAGGCTTCTCGGCTTGATCCAGATAACTACAGATATCATCGTCAACTATCTGTAATTGCTAGAGAGACACAGGACTTGGATCAAGCTCTGGCAAGTGCTAGACAGGCTCTAAAGTGCGCACCGGATGAGCCTCAGGCGATCGCCGAGCTTGCAAGCGTGCAGGAAGCATTGGGAGAGCTTACCAGTGCGCTAGCCCTGTACAAGCAAGCCGCTATGTTAGACCCCCTCAACGCGGATTATCATCGCAAGATCGGATCTATCTACCGCCAGCTGGGCAAAACCCAAGAATCTTTGCAGTCACTGCAGAAGGCTATAGATCTTGCCCCTAACGCTCCTGATTCCCTATTTGAGATAGGGCAGCTTTACCTGCAGACAGACAGGTTTGACGAAGCTTGCAAGGTGCTACAGAAAGCAACACAGCTGGCTCCGGATAATCCGACGTACAGATTCCATTATGGTTTGGCTATCATGAGGCTTAAGGAACGCGAAGATAAGCTAAGGAGTGCACGCCTGCTCGCTAGCTCATCTCAGGTAAGCTACGCACAAGCCATAGAGGAGATAGAAGCCGCACTTAGGATAGAGCACAATCACGCTGACTGGCACAATACCCTGGGCGAATTGTACGAACTGGTGGACGATTATGAGAGTGCCCTGCACCACTTCAGATGGGCCGCAGATATCGACTCTGATTGTGCACTATTCCAGTACAATCAAGGCAGAATATACAAAAAGCTTAGAGATTACGATCGAGCAATTCGCGCATTTCAGATGGCAGTTCGACTAGACCCTGAATTTGCTCAGGCTTATTCAGAGCTTGGAGCCACTTATAACATGGTCGGGAACCATTCTGAGGCTTTGATCAACTACGAGAGAGCATTGCAAATCAGACCCGATGATGGTCTTACATTGAGGCGGCTAGGATCAACTTACAGACAAATGAAGAGATTCAAAGATGCGATCTCCATTCTGCAAAAAGCTGCAGAGATCGATCCTCAAGATCCAGAGATCTATAATGAGCTAGGGCTAGCCTACAGAGCTCAGGGTAAGCACAGAGAAGCGCTTGCTGAGTTTGAACACGCACTGAAGCTCAGGCCAGATAACGCTACTTATAATCGCAATGCAGCTATAGCTCACCAGGATCTCAAGCAAACCAAGCTAGCCATAGAGAAGCTGCAACACGCTGTTATGCTCGAGCCATATCAGCCAACATGGCACTTCGAGCTTGGTGCTCTGCTGGAGGCCTCTGAGCAGTATGAGGAAGCGCTTGCAGAGTATAACGAAGCTATGCAGCTCAACCCAGACGGCGCCATATATGCTTTCAGGGCTGCAGAAGTATGCGAGCGCATGGGCAAGAAAGAGGAGGCAATAGAATGCCTCAAATACGCACTCAAGCTGGAACCTCGAAACTACGAATGGAGGTTCAAGCTTGGATGCATGTACCTGGACATGGAATACTTTGCACCAGCTGCCGAGGAGCTAGCTAAGAGCTTAGAGATAGAGCCTGAATCAGCAGAGGCTCACCTCAAACTAGGGATTGCACTAATAAACCTTGAGCAGTACGATCAGGCTCTAGAACGCCTAATGGATGCAGCTAAAATAGAACCTAATAACTTTGACGTACACGAGCAGCTCAGCCTAGTAATGGAAAAGCTTGGTAGACCAGAGGAGGCTATCAGCCACATAGCTCAGGCTCTGCTTCTAGATAGCTCTCGAGCTGATCTCTACCGTAGAGCTGGAAAGCTATATGCCGATATGGATAGGCTGGAAGAGGCAGCACAAGCTCTAGAAAAAGCACTAGAGCTGGATCCAGATGATGCTGAGACGCACTCAGAGTTGGGGCTAATATACGAAGCTCAAGAGAAGCTTAAACTCGCTCTTGGAGAACAAAAAGAAGCTATCAGGCTAGATCCGAAAAATCCTATCTACGAACTGCGGGCTGCGTCTATTTGCCGACAGCTCAGGTGGTTCGAGGAGGCTATGGCGGCGCTGGAGAGATCCCTGGATCTCGACCCAGAGAACGCTGCAGCTTACAATGAGAGAGGAATGCTTTATGAAGCTATGGGCAACCTAGATGCAGCCAGAGAACAATACGAGATAGCGGTAAGACTTCAACCAGACGAAGCCCTTTATCACCGCAATCTCGGAGTTGTGTATAAGAAGCTCAAGAGGTACGATTTGGCTGCATCCGAACTGAGACAGGCTGTCAAGCTCAGACCTGGATACGCCGATGCTTATAAGGAGCTGACCACGGTAAGCACACTATCGTTCATTACCAGGGGCTTTGGCAAAGAACGAGCTTCCTAA
- the ruvA gene encoding Holliday junction branch migration protein RuvA produces MIASIKGHIEYKLNDGLIVQVGGVGLRVFTPSSMVREIGEIGDEVYLHTHLMVREDALTLYGFSTREQLRLFELLISVTGVGPNHALNILSSASVEEIQTAIAQENAQFFSLIPRIGKKLAARIILELKGKVEPSGEAVQIISHKDEELVSALLALGYTLGEAQAAVRSLPTDKELPMEEKLRLALSYFSTP; encoded by the coding sequence ATGATCGCATCAATTAAGGGACATATAGAATACAAGCTAAACGATGGGTTGATTGTACAGGTTGGAGGTGTTGGTCTAAGGGTATTCACACCATCCTCGATGGTTAGAGAGATTGGGGAGATTGGTGATGAGGTATACCTGCATACCCATCTGATGGTCAGGGAAGACGCCCTGACGCTTTACGGCTTCTCCACTAGAGAACAGCTGAGATTGTTTGAGCTGCTCATATCAGTAACTGGAGTGGGACCTAATCACGCCCTAAACATACTATCATCGGCAAGTGTAGAGGAAATACAGACCGCTATCGCTCAGGAGAACGCACAGTTCTTCTCACTCATACCAAGAATAGGCAAGAAACTAGCTGCGAGAATAATTCTAGAGCTGAAGGGCAAAGTGGAACCTTCTGGCGAGGCAGTCCAGATAATCAGTCACAAAGACGAGGAGCTGGTTTCCGCACTCTTAGCGCTTGGCTACACACTTGGAGAGGCACAAGCAGCTGTCCGTAGCCTCCCTACAGATAAAGAGCTCCCTATGGAGGAGAAGCTTAGACTAGCACTCTCCTATTTCAGCACTCCTTAG
- a CDS encoding deoxyuridine 5'-triphosphate nucleotidohydrolase gives MSEEVDTNAADFIRDYIDLEEQTQPNGVELTLAWVERFLEAGKLAFDNSERVLPRTERLEFDSEGWIWLPQSSYKIGFNEFVTIPEDRFAIARPRSSLLRMGVSVGTALWDSGFRGKGEAILCVHNPHGFWVRKNARVVQLVFFKLPTRAHKLYEGQYKDRTW, from the coding sequence ATGTCTGAGGAAGTAGATACCAACGCAGCAGATTTTATTAGGGATTACATAGACCTTGAGGAACAGACGCAGCCCAACGGTGTAGAACTTACACTCGCTTGGGTGGAGCGTTTTCTGGAAGCTGGCAAGCTGGCATTTGATAACAGCGAGAGAGTCTTGCCACGGACTGAGAGGCTTGAGTTTGACTCAGAAGGCTGGATATGGCTACCACAGAGCTCCTACAAGATTGGTTTCAATGAGTTTGTGACTATTCCTGAGGATAGGTTTGCTATTGCGAGGCCTCGATCCAGCCTTCTAAGAATGGGGGTGTCGGTTGGAACGGCCCTATGGGATTCAGGTTTTAGGGGGAAAGGCGAAGCTATTCTTTGTGTGCATAATCCGCATGGATTTTGGGTACGTAAGAATGCTCGCGTAGTGCAGTTAGTATTCTTCAAACTACCTACTAGGGCACACAAGCTGTACGAAGGACAGTACAAAGATCGCACGTGGTAG
- the dcd gene encoding dCTP deaminase, giving the protein MILSDTMIIDAIKTGWVSFDPPVDIDIQVQPASVDLRLGNTFRVYNYAQQAVIDPTEDIDLDSISQIVRLEDKPFILHPGAFVLGSTMEYVKIPPDLVGRLEGRSSLGRLGVVVHSTAGFIDPGFEGNITLEISNIGKIPVALRAGIRICQLTLMHTGPVARPYGPLRGSKYQGQREPTPSRIKNDVEFLRRGEIKVGES; this is encoded by the coding sequence ATGATTTTATCTGACACGATGATCATAGACGCGATAAAGACTGGATGGGTATCCTTTGACCCACCAGTTGACATAGACATACAGGTCCAGCCAGCTTCGGTTGATCTGCGGCTTGGCAACACCTTCAGGGTCTACAACTACGCACAGCAGGCAGTTATAGATCCGACCGAAGACATAGACCTTGATTCGATATCCCAGATCGTGCGACTGGAAGACAAGCCATTCATATTGCATCCAGGCGCATTTGTACTCGGATCTACGATGGAATATGTAAAAATACCTCCTGATCTAGTTGGTAGACTTGAAGGTAGAAGCAGCCTCGGTAGGTTGGGGGTAGTTGTACATTCCACAGCTGGATTCATAGACCCAGGATTTGAGGGTAATATAACTCTCGAGATCAGCAATATCGGGAAGATACCAGTTGCCCTAAGAGCTGGTATTAGAATATGCCAGCTCACTCTTATGCATACAGGACCTGTAGCTCGCCCATACGGTCCATTAAGGGGCAGCAAGTATCAGGGGCAGAGGGAGCCCACTCCCAGCAGGATCAAGAACGACGTAGAATTCCTCAGAAGAGGCGAGATAAAAGTAGGGGAAAGCTAG